In Candidatus Dormiibacterota bacterium, the DNA window GCCCCAAGAACCAGGTACAGTTTCTGCAATCGCAGCTTGCCAGTCGGCAGCAGCAGCTCGTAAGCTCGCATCAGCAAAAACTGCAGGCTTACAAGCGATTGCTGGCTAGCTTTGACCCAAAGGCCACTCTTGCGCGCGGTTACGCTATTGCCCGCCGCGGCCAGCAGGTGATTACCGATCCCGCGCAGGTTCAAACCGGCGATGGGCTCGTGATACAATTGGCCAAAGGCGAAGTAAACACGAAAGTAAAAGAATGAAAGAACAGGATTTTGGAAAAAAATTAGAAGAGTTGGAAGCGATTACTGAATGGTTTGAATCAGATAAGGTCGACCTGAATGAAGCTTTAGGCAAGTTTGAACGCGGCATGCAGTTGGCAGAAGACCTCAAAAAAGAGCTTGAAGTCATCGAGAACAAAGTGGAGAAGATTAAACAGAAGTTCGATGGCAGTGCTTCTGCACCGGCAGTCGAAACCGCAGCCGATGCTAACCCCGACCTCTTTGCCGAGTGATGTAACCTGGCTGCTATCTGCAGTCGCTTTAGTGCTGGGCGGTGGGTTTGCGCTTGCGGCGCTCCTAGGCGCTCCGTATCTCCCCGTGCGCCGGCAAGATGAAGAGTCTTTGCTAGATCTGGCAGACTTAAAGCCAGGAGATAAACTGGTGGATTTAGGCGCGGGGGACGGGCGGCTGCTTAGGGCAGCGGCTAAAAGGGAGGTGTACGGCA includes these proteins:
- the xseB gene encoding exodeoxyribonuclease VII small subunit, with protein sequence MKEQDFGKKLEELEAITEWFESDKVDLNEALGKFERGMQLAEDLKKELEVIENKVEKIKQKFDGSASAPAVETAADANPDLFAE